AGGTGATGATGTGTATGTCATGGGGTATAATTCGAAATATCAGCCGTTTTACCTTAAAAATGGAGTAGAAACGATCGTTAGTGAAAAGGGGTATTCTAATTCATCTATTCCTGAGCCCTATCATATCGCGGTTCATGGAAATGATGTTTATGTTGTAGGGTATGATGGATTTACAAATAATGGGCAATGCTGGAAAAATGGAGAACGTATTCTACCTAATGATAATACCTTTGTTGCAAGATGTATCACGATTAATTCTACGGGAAATAGAAGTAATCCACCAAAACAATCTACAGTAAGTAAAAGAGAAAGTCGTGTAGAATCTGAAGTTAATATACAGCCGCAAAAAACACTTACACCAAATACAGCAAAGATACTCACTGCCCCAGAAGAGGCTGATCTATTTTTTGAAGAAAATAGAAAAAAACCAGGCATTATAACAACTGCAAGTGGTTTACAATACGAAATATTGAAGCAAGGAAATGGCCCCAGAGTTTCGGCATCGGATAAAATCCAAGTTATCCATAAAAAAATATTAATGTTCGGAAAGGAAGTAAAAGAACAGGGAGGATATAGTCCTCCGAATACCTATGAAGTTCGAAATCTAATGAAGGGTTTGATCGAAGGGATTACTCTAATGAATGTAGGAAGTAATTATAAATTATTTATTCCAGCCAAACTTATTAGTTCCGAGGCAATAAAAAGCGGTGCGACAATGATTTTTGAAACCGAAATACTTGGAATCATAAAATAATGACAGGTTTTGGCGAATCGTGGGGTACAAAGTAAAACACTATGTTTAAAGTTACTTTACGCCAAAATAAGGTTTTTATTTTATACTTTCAATGAAGGATAATAGGGGTATAAAAAAAGATAAATCATCCAAAATCAATGATTGGCAGGATTTTTTTGTTATGGGAATTGCTAAAATTTTCAAAAACACGCTAAAAGTTTGTGGCAAATTCGTGGCAATATTTGTATTTTAAAAATCTTGCTACAGAATTTGGTGTAAACTATTGATAATCAATATGTAAATCTGCTTAACGACTTGAATTAGAGAATCTTTGGTTCGATTAAATGTAAAAATATTGATTGTACGTCAGGAGCAAAGGGCATCATAGAAATTTCATTTAAAGAAATGAATAGGTAGAAAAAAAATCTATCTTTGTAGTCTGTTATACTATATCTAACATATTATCTGCGTCTTAACTAAAAAAGACATGCTCGAAAAAGAGCTATAACTGCGTGAAATCTTTTGACTTTCAGTGCACAGATAATTGTATCCCCTTATGTTATTAAATCACAACCGGAAAATTGATTATCAAATCGATTGGTTTATCATTTTACGATGTTATAGCATTTAAAATGCTTATTATACAAGGAATATA
The Sphingobacterium multivorum genome window above contains:
- a CDS encoding FKBP-type peptidyl-prolyl cis-trans isomerase N-terminal domain-containing protein, encoding MAGFHNKKSVYWKDGKEYALNSHSEVVQINAIAVKNGNIALAGIFLKYKPLPAASRYVAIYWKNGQPTELTDGSNDGGATGVAIDDNGDVYVSGYYDWKTKYWKNGQLVAPFDASAGEISPTRMLAVGQKLYISGVGPKTRVGYWESGKGLTSFPYTDDHDKATDIAVSGDDVYVMGYNSKYQPFYLKNGVETIVSEKGYSNSSIPEPYHIAVHGNDVYVVGYDGFTNNGQCWKNGERILPNDNTFVARCITINSTGNRSNPPKQSTVSKRESRVESEVNIQPQKTLTPNTAKILTAPEEADLFFEENRKKPGIITTASGLQYEILKQGNGPRVSASDKIQVIHKKILMFGKEVKEQGGYSPPNTYEVRNLMKGLIEGITLMNVGSNYKLFIPAKLISSEAIKSGATMIFETEILGIIK